aaatttttttaacaacgtAAAACAAAAAGCATTTATAAGTTacatgtaagaaaataaatatcacAATACTATAAAATTTCTAACCGAGCATGTTCAATAAGtcaactttaattatttaaatgccGTGAACAAAATTAGACTTGATTTATGCACATTTGCACATTTGAGGACATTGAGGAGAAAGttgatgtttttttaaaacacataaaccAAGTAGAGACTCTTGAAAATGGAGACcaatcaaataattaaacttaaaaaaaaattaaagttggcTATAAGAATGAggaaaagatgaaataaaacGTGATCCCACGTcagataaaacaaatattttcctattCTGTGCGGTCCTTTTCCTACTCGGTAGGAGGCACCTTTATGAATGAATGATATAAGAATCCATTAAGCATCACACAAAATCCAATTTACAGGGATATCtcatttctcaaaattaaattttaccaCACCATATTGTTGTATTATTAcgataaaagaaaaagcaaacattaaaagaaaagaaaacatgaattgaagagtaacaaaaagaaaaaaagaagatagaTTACATTGGTaataggaagaagaagaagagattaCGACAGTGCATCTCCCCAAACAGTTGACCTTGCAAGACACAGACGCAACACCGCACTCTTTTTGGCTAACACAAATTCACGTTAAATTTCTCTCAAACGCTAACTCAAACTCCAATCAAATTCCCTATTCCCTCCACGGAAACGATGTCgttggaggtggaggaggaggaggccTTCGAGCACACGCTTCTGGTGGTGCGTGAGGTCTCTGTCTACAAGATCCCGCCGCGCACCTCCTCCGGTGGATACAAGTGCGGTGAGTGGCTCCAGTCCGACAAGATCTGGTCGGGGCGGATCCGCGTCGTATCTCGTCGGGACCGCTGCGAGATCCGCCTTGAAGATCCGAACTCCGGTGACCTCTTTGCTGCCTGCTTCGTGTACCCTGGCCAGCGTGAGAGCGCGGTGGAGCCAGTCCTCGACTCGTCGCGCTATTTCGTCCTCAAGATCGAGGACGGTCGCGGTAAGCACGCCTTCATTGGGCTAGGGTTCAATGAGAGGAATGAGGCCTTCGACTTCAACGTGGCGCTCTCCGATCACGAGAAGTACGTCCGCCGCGAGCACGAGAAGGAATCTGGTGACTCCGCCGCCGCTGAAGAGTCTCAGATCGATATTCACCCCGCTGTCAATCACAGGCTTAAGGTATATCGATCACAATTTCTACAGTCGGCTTGTTTTGATTCTGTAGTTGAACTGCAATTCGCTACTGTGATCATTATGAATTAGTTTATTTCGAGATGGATAGATGAGATGTAATTTTTCATTGGTCTACCTGTTGAGTGAATGATGAAGCATGATTCAATGCTTTGGTTAAGTGGATCAGTGAGATGATGTTTTTGTGCTGTGCTTGTATTCTTTGTTATGTTACTGTATGCTTTTTTGCTGTGACCAAGAATTAGGGTCAGTTTGGATTAATTTATAGAAACTAAAGATTTGAGCTTTTGACATAAGCTAAAGTTAATGTATGCACTTAATTTTCATAGAAGCTCTATTCATTTAACTTGTACAAATTGATTTGAGCTTACGAAGAAGTAATACattttatgttcttattttcttctgCTGTACATGTTTATAGATAAGTTTATCTAAACACGACCTTACTTTGCTTTggtcaaatataaaatttttagcaGTTTCTGGTGTTTTTCTGTTTCACAgttcttcaaaattttgatgaatTTACTTTCTCATATCTTATCAGTGTGTTTCTCTTATCCTGTGGATCGCCACTATTCCATTGTTCTCAAGGATGTATTTGTTATTTGGCATTTAGGACGGGGAAACCATTAGAATTAATGTGAAGCACAAGGTATCTGGTGGAACTGGCATGCTTTCAGCTGCTGGCCTAACCGGTGGGCATGCTGCAACACCAAAACCAAAAACCTTGAGCCTAGCTCCCCCACCAAGTGGGATTGGGAAAATCAGGTCTCCCCTTCCACCCCCACCAAATGATCCTGTTGCTGCTCGGATTGCTTCCACAGGTCGCGCTACTGATCCTAAAGGGACATATGAAAGTGTGAAACATTCTACTGACTCTTTATCAGATCTTTCTCAACTACAGGTATGTGGGTCCAGCTCGTGCATTTGGTATTTTCCTTTTCGAATGTTATTGATTCATGTCGTTGACATTTTTTGCTTAATAGTTATTGCATTGCACGACTTACCAACATCATTTCCTATACATCGTTCAGACAAGATCTAATTGGGGACTGTATATGCTTTATCTATCTAATTTTAATAAGCTTGATTAACCTAACTTTTTCATCATCGCATTCTCAATGTTGTATCCCCAAATCTGAAGCAACGTACCCTTGATTTCAAGCCATAACCGCATAAAGGTCGAGAGATTTAGAATACTAACTTTATAttcgtttatttttttttagttttagagTCCTACCCACTTGATCACAATGATTTGAAAAAGCGAGCAATTTTCTTGGTTATATTCTGGAGCATTCCAGTTTAACCAAGAGGTTTTCTCTGTTATGAGTAACAATTGCATTTCTTGGTTTTCATTTACAGAAAAATCTTCCCTCAACAAACACCTCAGGAGCTTCAGGATGGGCAGCCTTCTGATTACATATATGAGCATTTTAACAATGAGGCTTTTATCATTCTCTGATTTTTTTGGTTCTTTAAATTGAGAAAAGCTACAGTTGAAGAATCTGTGCACAAGGAGGTGTCATAAGTGAATTTAGCGCCAACTACCGATCTCTTGAGAATAT
This genomic interval from Vigna radiata var. radiata cultivar VC1973A chromosome 8, Vradiata_ver6, whole genome shotgun sequence contains the following:
- the LOC106769781 gene encoding uncharacterized protein At1g03900, which codes for MSLEVEEEEAFEHTLLVVREVSVYKIPPRTSSGGYKCGEWLQSDKIWSGRIRVVSRRDRCEIRLEDPNSGDLFAACFVYPGQRESAVEPVLDSSRYFVLKIEDGRGKHAFIGLGFNERNEAFDFNVALSDHEKYVRREHEKESGDSAAAEESQIDIHPAVNHRLKDGETIRINVKHKVSGGTGMLSAAGLTGGHAATPKPKTLSLAPPPSGIGKIRSPLPPPPNDPVAARIASTGRATDPKGTYESVKHSTDSLSDLSQLQKNLPSTNTSGASGWAAF